The genomic interval CAACTCCAATTCTTCATCCAGGCTGCGTGAAACGCAGCACATCATGGTGGTGTTCTCGGCCTTTTCCTGGTCACTCAGGTAGAGATCCCGGTGATGGGGTGTCCCTCGAAGGACTGGCAGGACACATTCCCCACAGATGCCCTTGCGGCACATGTTGGGAATGGTTTTTCCTGCCTTTTCGAGGGTGTCCAGCAACGAAACGCCGGCCGGAACTTCCAGCCTGATGCCGCTGCGGGCCAGGTTCACTGCGAACGGTTGGCCCTCGTCCAGGTCAGCCGCGCCGAACGCTTCCGAATGCAGCAGGCCCTTCGGCCAGCCAAGATCGCGGGCCTGCTCAAGGACTGAGTCCATGAAGGCGGCCGGGCCGCAGACATACAGGTGGGTTCCGAGTTTCTGGGTAGTGAGCTTTTCCGTCAGAACTTCCTGGAAGCTGCCGCGATTATGGCATTCCGTCAATCCCTCTCCCAGCAGTTCCCTTGCCTCCGCAACGTGGGCCCCTTCACCTGGCCGGTAGCAGTAGATCAGGGATGCAGCCGCCCCCCATTCGGCTGCGAACCGGGCGTGTGAAAGCACCGGCGTGATTCCGATTCCTGCAGCAATAAGCAAGTGATGCTTGGCGTTCGCCGCAGGAGCGAAGGCACTGCGTGGACGCGAAACGTGGACGCGGTCACCTACGGCGAGCCCATGCATGGCCAGCGATCCCCCGGCACTGCCCTCAACGCGCAGGACAGAGATGGTGTACTCGAAGGGGGCGCTGCCTGATCCGGTGAGCGAATAGGCATTGGCGCCTGCCCCGTATTGGACCACAAGGTGGCTTCCCGGAACATAGGGAGGCAGAGCTTCCCCCAACGGATCACCAAACGTGATGCTGGTAATCGATGGCGTCTGGATGCTGACGTTTGTCACCTCCAGCACCAGGCCTCCTGCCACCGCCGGGTGGACAGTGGTCTCGAGAGTCGTCGCGGTCATGCTGCTGCCTCCTCGGCATGGGCTGAGAATCCCAGGTAGCCTCCAATGCGCCGGGAAAAGTGGCTACTGATTGCCAAGGCAATAGTGCATCCCTGACAGTCCACCTCGGAGCCGCTGGGTTGATCGGTAATGGTGGCCGTGCGGCAGTGTCCGCAGAAAACGAGGCGCGGACCCCCTTCCTCACAGAGGAGGGTCATCTCCTCGTCCAGCAGTCCGCATTCCGCTGCTGCGGCTGCGGCTGCATGGACGTCGACTGCAGGGCCGGCCAGCACAAGACGGACCCCGATGCATGACCGGCCGAGCACAGACCTAAGGTTCGAGAGGGTTCCCTGGTCTGCAGATGAAAAACGGAGATCGTGCCGGGGCCGGCCACCGTTGTTTTGATCCGCGGGAGCATCTGTTGAGCCGAATGAGGCACAGATGACCCCGCGGAAACCTGGTTCGCAGCCGGTGCCAGCTACCGGCCGCCTGGATGCGGAACACATGGTGGGTCCTACGGAGCGAAGGTGCGGTCGCCGGTGAAGAACCCCAGACCGTACTCAGGGGTTTCAAACTTGACGGTTGTGCCCTTGGGGAAGAACAGCACATCGCGTTCCTTCGCGTGCGTCACTTCGCCTGTCGTCTGGTCCGTGAGGATGAATTCACCCTTGATGACCACCTTCATTTCGTCGTAGGTGTACGTGTACACCAACGGCTCTGACGCCTTCAGTTCGAAGAATCCGGCGCACATGACCGATCCCTCGGGGTTGTGGAGGGAGTCGCCGATCGCAGCGACCGTTCCAGGCTCGTTCATCGACGGCAGTCCGATGAAGCCGTTTTCGACTTTGTGGATGGAGCCGGCCTTGCTGAGTGTTCCTACGAGTGCGGTTTCCATGATTTCTCCTATGAATGGTGGTGTGAAAGATTTCTCAGTGCTGTTCATCGTTGTCAGAGCTGTTCGTCTTTGCTGCATGTGAGACTGCGCTGGAGATCTAGTTAGAACCCTGGATGGGCTCCGGGAGGATCCGTCTGCGATCCCGACATCCTCTGTTTCCAGAGGGCCAGCCGAGCTCTACTCGAGCCCTGCTGGGTGTGATGCCAGTCACGAACGTTTGTCCTGGTTGCAAAGCTACGCGACGTTATTCATCTAGTCCAGTCTTTTTTAGGATTATTAATTTGAGAGTTTCAAGTTAATTTTTCTCCCCGAGTATTGACATATCGGAACAATCAAGCCTGGTGTGTGCGCGACCGCCAATCACGGGGCACGGGGAGGTCAGTGTTCGCGCTCGAATCCATGACTTATGCCCACAAAATCCAATGCGAGCCTTGGTTCGTTGGAGAAAAAGGGGCCGGCCCCGGTGTCCGCCCGCAGCGATGGCATCATCGCGCCCCGATCTCGGGTGGAGGACCCGCGACGCCGGAAACACGGTCGTGATCTCCGGCGCCGGTCCTGAACAGGGCTCGCGAAGCTCTTCGCGCTACGCCGAGGAATACCTTTAGTACGATATTTTTGCCAGCGGCGCCGCGCCCTTCTTCCAGGAGATCACGAAATACATGGACCGAGCGATGCGGGCCATGGTGCAGGAGGCAGGCGGTGCCGTCATGGCTGCGGCGGGACATGGAGTCCGGCGGTTGGGAGGGGCCAAGGAAAAAATGCGTAGAGGGACGCAAGTACGCAGATTCCCGGACGCAGAAACAGGAAGGCAGACCGTTCTTGACCGGTCTGCCTTCCCGTCTTTGAGGCAGTGACTGGAACGGTGACCGGCAGTCAGCAGGGGGACTCCTTTGGATCTAGAAGCCATAGGTGCAGGTTCCGTCACCTGGCTACGGGAACCTCATCTTCCAAATCTGCGGCATCGTCATCTAAAGGGCGGGCAGTGGCTGCTTTTTTGGAGCGACTCGATTCGTGCTGGGAGTAGAACCAGATGGGTATGTAGAGCGCCAGTACGATGAAGCCGACCCAGGTCGGGGTCCAGCCGATCTCGAGGCTGTTGAGGTAGACCACACCGATTAGGCACAGGGGCAGGTTGAACAGGCCGAAGACGATGGCGACGTTTTTCCAGCCCTTGGGTGCCGTGAATGGCCTCTCCAGGGCAGCGAAGTCGGGGTGTTTTTTGGCTCTGACGTAGGCGAACAGGCTGATGCCGTTGGCGCAGGTGTAACCTATCGCCGATGCCGCGACAATCGCGGCGGGGTTTCCCATCGAGATCAGCAGCAGGTTGAAGGCTCCGATGACGAGCATGGCCACGAAGGGAGTGCCGTGGCGGTTCGTTTTGCCGAGGGACCTGGGGAGGTTGCCTTCCGTGGCCATGGAGTGCATGGCTCGGGACGAGCCCAGGTAAGCGGTTTGGATGATCAGTATCATGGCGGCGATCAGCATGATGATGGTGATCATGGAGCCGGCTTGGCCAAAGACTGCCTGGGCGACCGGAATCAGGGGCGAGACAGGTTCGGCCAGTACGCCGTCGACACCCAGCACGCCGATCACTGCGGTTTGCACCAGCACATACGAGAAGAAGCAGATGATGCCGCAGGCAAGCAGGGCTTTGGGGACGTCTTTGGCTGGGTTTTTGTATTCGGGGCCGTAGATGGCTGCCGTTTCCCAGGCGCAGGCACTCCATTGTGCGATCGCAAAGATGCCAAAGAGAATCAGGATATGGTGCAGATCCCAGGCCCAGTCTGTCGGCACCCAGCTGCCGGTGATGTTGGTCAGCTGAACGTGTCCGGTAGCAAAAGGCGCCACCGTCAGGACGACCAGCGGTATCAGGGAAAAGGCAGCCAGGATGTACCCCAGTTTGGCGCCGTCCTTGAGGCCGAACCAGTTGACGGCGAACAATCCGCCGAAAATCACTACCCCGGATATCAACGAGAGCTGATACTCGGTAAACGTCTCGCCCAGCACCGGAAACAGCCCATGCAGGTAACCGCCGACCAGGATGGAAAAAATCGCCAGTACCGGGGTCCAGGCGAACCAGTAGCTCCAGGCACTGAAGCCGCCGATCAGCTTGCTCTTGTCGTACTTGCCCTGGTAGTTCTCGGTGCGAAAAATATGCTGCGCGAAACCCGGCAGGCCGGAGGCCTTGGGAAAGGTCGTAGCCATCTCGGCATAGGCGGCGTTCTGAAAGAATCCCTGAACGACCGACAATCCCCAGATAAGAATGGCTGCAGCCGATAAATACATTGGAAGATAGCCCAAGGAGGGCAGTATCAGCAGGGGCACACCCAGCGCAATGGCCAGACCCTGTTTCCAGTCGATCGACCTTTCCAGGTCATCGACTCCGTCCGAACGATTTTTACTCATAAGAATCTCCTTTAGACGAACTTAGATTCGTCTGATTTTTTAGACATGTGAGTTGCTTCTTGAATCGTTAAAGAGGCGGCGTGGCAAACCACAACACTCTTGCCGGCAGCTGGTAATCGTGTGGGTTGCCATTGCTCGGCGGGATCAATCGTGCTGATTGATTCAACAGGCAGCGCATGCTACGGCGTACACTACGGCGATTTGAAGGTGGTTGGGCCCCCGTTAGCAGTCCAGCGTTTATGCGATAGCTAATTGGTTTTCTTGCGTCCAGTTTTCCCAGTAGCGTTTCGGCGTCATGCCGTCCAGGGATCCGTGGGGCCGTTCATGATTGTAGATAGCTTTCCATTCCTCTGCCAAATACTTCGCTTCGGCCATGGTGTCCATGATTTCTCCGGAGAGTTGTTCCCTTCTGAATTGGGCGTTGAAGGATTCGATGAAGCCGTTCTGCCAGGGTGATCCCGGGTCTATGAATGCGGTGTCGACGCCGGCGGTGTTGCACCACTCGAGCAGTGCCGCGGCGGTGAATTCCGGTCCGTTGTCACACCTGACGTAGGCCGGGGCGGTGCCGGTTTCGGCGATGATGTTCTCCAGCACCGCGACGACGTCGGTGGCTTTGAACGACCGGCGCGGGATGATCGCCAGCGCGGTGCGGGTGTATTCGTCGATGACGTTGAAGAACCGGATGTGCCGGCCGCAGGAGGTCACGTCGGACTGGAAGTCGAAGCTGACCACGTGCATCGGGTACTCGGCTGTGAGCCGCTTCTGCTCCCCGGCGCCGGGCCCGGCGCGGCGCTTCTTCCGCGCCCTGGGTTTACAGGCCAGGCCTTCGTCGCGCCAGAGCCGGCGGATCCGCTTCCTGTTCAGCGCCACGCCGTCCCACTCTGGCTGGGCCAGCAGGTGCCAGCGGGCCTTCCGCCAGCCCCAGGAGGGGTGCTTCCCGGCGACGGCGCGCAGGGCAGCCCGGAGCTGGGCTTCCTCGAAGCCCATCTCGGGTTTCTTCTTGCGGAAAGCGGACCGGTTCTGGCCCAGAACCGCGCAGGCGAAGCGTTCGGACGCCCCGAACTTCTCCACCGCCATGCGCACGGCACGGCGGCGGGGTTCGGGGCTCAGAATTTTCCCTTGGCCACCTCGTTGAGGATGTCGATAGCCAGTTCCTTCTCCGCCAGCAGCCGCTTAAGCCGGGCGTTCTCCTTCTCCAGCTCCCTGGTCCGCTTGGACGCCTCGGCGTTCTTCTCGGAGCCGTACTGGTTCAACCACCGGTACCAGGTCGCCTCAGTGACCTGGAGCTCCTTGATGACCTCGACCATCGGTCGTCCGTCGTTGAGCATTTTCTGGCCCTGCCGGACTTTGGCGATGACCTGCTCGGGGGTGTGTCTGCGTGCCATGATTCGTGAATTTCCTCCTGTGTCCATTCTCGGACACGAAACTCACACAAACACTGGACTTCTACCTGGGGACCCAACCAAAGGTACATGGATGTTCGCTGCCGGTGCCTGAAGCGGGTGGCCTGGACCCAGAACGCATGGTGGGGTCTTAGGGTGCGAAGGAACGGTGGCCGGTGAAGAACCCCAGACCATAGTCAGGCGTCTCGAATTTGACGGTTGTGCCCTTTGGGAAGAACAGCACGTCTCGTTCCCTGGCGTGCGTTACTTCCCCTGTGGCCTGGTCGGTGAGGATGAATTCACCCTGGATGACGACCTTCGTTTCGTCGTAGGTGTACGTGTACACCAGCGGTTCTGACTCCTTCAGTTCGAAGAATCCGGCGCACATGACCGACCCGGCAGGGTTGGAGAGGCAGTCGCCGATGGCGGCATCACACCCGGGTTCGTTCATCTCAGGCAGTCCGATGAAGCCGTTTTCTACTTTGTGAATGGAGCCGGCCTTGCTGAGTGTTCCTACGAATGCGGTGTCCATAATTTCTCCTATGAATAGTGGCGTCAAAGATTTCTAAGAGCTGTTCATCTTTGTCAGAGCTGTTCATCTTTGCTGCATATGAGACTTGCTGAAGTTCAAGTCAGGGCCCTGGCCGAGGCTCCGGGAGGGATCGTCTGCGAACCCGGCATCCTCCAACTTCCAGAGGGCCAGCCGAGCTCTGCTCGGAGTTCTGCCGGTGTGATGCCTGTCACGAAGGTTCGTCCTAACGGGCAAAGCTACGCCTCGAAATTCATCTAGTCCAGTCTTTTTTAAATGTCGGTTTCCGACCGGGCTCAATTTTCGCGTCAGCATGCGGGGGCAAGAATCGCAGCGCTTGCCTTAGGCAAGGAGAGCTGTGCCGGGTCCGATCCAGATGGCTTGTAAGCCAGTAAATGAGCCGTTGGCGTTGAGTGCGACGGCAGACCGGGGGTGGAGTGCACCTGGTGGAGGTGCTTCTTGGGATGTTCCGATCCAGACTCTGGAACGGAGGCGGCTGTGATGTATATCACTTCAAAGGTTGCAGACTTAAAGCTATATGGCAACAGTTTTCTTGCGGATCTCAGCCAACTTTGTCGGTCCCATGTATTGAGGCCGGCACACCAGAGCGCGAACTATAACAACGATCCACTGCCTACTTCAGGAGGTCCGAGGCTAGGGGGTATAGATCAAGGACAGCCCCAGGTGGGGAACATCCAAATCCAACCGATGTTGGTCTGGAGATCCGGATTTGATCCGCTCGCCAACCAAGTACCTGCCAGAGTTGCCGAGAACGACGCGGTTGCTGGCGTTGATGAGGGCGGCATCGCCTGGGATGGCTCGCAGGGTTGGCATGATGAGGGGTTCCAGGTCCTTGATCCGAATATCGCATGCGGCTACGCCGGCAAAGTTCCCGTGGACGGAAAACGGAGCCGCGAACGTAAGGATGTATTCCTCGAAGCCGAGATAGTCGACATACGGCCCCCAAAAGGTCTGCTCACCTGTGGACGCGGCGGTTGAAAAGAACGGTAGCTTCTCATAGTTGTAATATCGGCTGCTGCCTGGAGTCAGGTCAAAATCAAGCCTGCCGATGGCGCCGGACTCCTTGCGGGACCACCATTCCCAAGGTCGGCCGCCCTCCTCAACGGATTCCGTGGCGAAGAAGGTCCCGGCGCCGACAGCAAAAGTGTTATTCGTCAGGAACTGCCGTGAGAGTTCGTCCAATCCGACCAGGGCAGCCTTGTCGATTTTGGACTTGCCGGCGAGATTCTGTTCAAGCAGCGAGGCAACGGACCTGGAGAGTTTCTGAGTCTCCATGGCGACGCCGCTAATCCACGAAGTGAGGGCATTGGCAGCTTGTACGACTTCAGTGGCGGGCTTCATTGACCATCCTGGATTGATCGGGCGTAACCGAGGGTGAGTTTCGTGTCAATCAGATGGAAAATGTTTCGCCTGATGTGCTCAAGTACCAGTTTCTGGGCCTTCTCGGGTTGGTCCTGGGCGACTGCCCGGACCAATTCCAAGTGTTCAGCGGTTGCCTGTTCTGGGTCAAATGCCACCGTGAGCGGGGTCCATAGCTGCTGAACTGTTTCTTCCTGAAGCCGGATTTCGGCGTTGGCAAGCCTCGGTGATTGCGCGGCTACTGCCAACTCGATATGGAAGCGGCTGTCAGCAGGTGCACGCAATTCGGGGGTTGAGGCCAGAACCAATGCTCGCGCAAGTTCCTGAAGACGGTCGACGTCGTGTGCTTCCGCGCGCTCACATGCCAGCCGGACGGTCGTGGCTGCAATAGCGGAATGCTCGTCTCCGATGTCACGTATTTCCGAAATGGACGTCGAGAGGAACCAATCCCGGATGGTGTCGGTCTGCGTACGAGGCTGGCTGACGACGAAGGTTCCCCCGCTCCGGCCTCTGCGAGTCTCGACGATTCCCCGCTCGCGCAGGTCCCCCAAAGCTTCGCGAAGAGTGGCGCCGCCAACTCCAAACATCTCCGAGAGTGCCGCTTCCGGGGGCAGACGTTCACCTACTTTGAGCAGCCCGAGGCCAATGGCCTTGGTAATCCTGTCCACAATTGCGTCGGCCCTCTCGATTTCCGGCAAGGACCGATATATCTGCGATTGGAATGAGGACGGCGAGGCCAAAAGTCTGCGCTCCGAGAATGGGCTACGGGTCAGGACAACAACAAGCAGCCCGGACAGGACCTAAAGGACTTAACTCGTTCTTCAGAGTCTATGCAATAAATCCTTCAAAACTGCGGCTTTCAGAACGGTAGGCCTCCGCGCTCCAGCGGACCGGTCCCTCTAAGGAGCCACTCGTCCGGCATGGCAGTCCATGGACCACGGCGTTGGACGCTTCCTCAACGGACGGCCTGGGACAACGCCCAATCCTTAAGTGTAGTTAGAACCGTCAGAAAACAGTGTTACCCCTGCCCTTTTGCTTCGGGATTATGGATATCAACCAGAAAGCATCGTTCGACCGACACAGGCCGACGACCGAAGGGAAGGGACAAATCGTGAATCCGACAGCAAGTACAACGCTCACCGGGTACAGCACCACCGGTGACATTGTCCGCAATCTGTCTCTCGTCAGGGACGAGATCGCGGACACAGCGGCCAAGATCGACGAGCAGCAGGTAGCTGACGTGGCCCGCCATCTCAGCCACCCGGGCCGGGTGTTCGTGGCCGGCGCGGGCCGAAGCGGGCTTGTCCTGCGTATGGCCGCCATGAGGCTGATGCACCTGGGCCTGGATGTCCATGTCGCCGGTGACACCACCACTCCCGCAATCAGTTCCGGTGACCTGCTCCTGGTGGCCTCCGGATCGGGAACCACCTCGGGAGTGGTCAAGTCAGCGGAAACAGCAGCGAAGGCCGGAGCGCGGATTGCGGCGTTCACCACCAATCCGAGTTCGCCGCTCGCTGGGCTCGCAGACGCGGTGGTGATCATTCCCGCCGCCCAGAAGACCGACCACGGCTCCAGCGTTTCCCGCCAGTACTCGGGGTCTCTCTTCGAACAGGTCCTTTTCCTCGCCACGGAAGCACTCTTCCAGTCTCTGTGGGACAACACCGATGTACCGGCTGAAGAGCTCTGGCTCCGGCACGCCAACCTCGAATAACCGAACCACAATTTTTCACACCCACCGCAGTTCCCAACAGAAGGAAAACAACACCATGAAACTCCAAGTTGCTATGGACGTCCTGACCACTGAAGCCGCCCTCGAACTGGCCGGTCAGGTCGCCGAGTACGTCGACATCATCGAGCTCGGCACCCCCTTGATCAAGGCTGCCGGCCTCTCCGCCGTCACCGCCGTCAAGAACGCCCACCCGGACAAGATCGTCTTCGCTGACATGAAGACCATGGACGCCGGAGAACTCGAAGCCGACATCGCTTTCAAGGCCGGTGCCGACCTGGTCACCGTGCTCGGCACCGCCGACGACTCCACCATCGCCGGCGCCGTCAAGGCAGCCAAAGCCCACAACAAGGGCATCGTCGTTGACCTCATCGGCGTGGCAGACAAGGTAACCCGCGCCAAGGAAGCCCGCGCCCTGGGTGCCAAGTTCGTGGAGATGCACGCCGGTCTCGACGAGCAGGCCCTGCCCGGCTTCGACCTGACCGGACTGCTCCGCGCCGGAGCAGAAGCGCGCGTTCCGTTCTCCGTCGCAGGCGGCGTGAAGCTCGCCACCATCGAATCAGTCCAGAAGGCCGGCGCTGACGTAGCCGTCGTCGGAGGCGGCATCTACAGCGCGGCCGACCCGGCACTGGCAGCGAAGCAGCTCCGCGCTGCCATCGTCTAACCATCCGAGTGACGGTGGCGTCCCACACCCGTAAAGCTGCGGGAAGCCACCTCCGGGCTGCAGGACCCTGTTACTTCTGGGGGCCTGCAGCCGCGGAATGTCTTACCTGTACTGCCCGCGGAGAAACGTCACCGCGGGCAGTACGCGTTCGGTGGAAGAACTAAGACGATCCCGTCACACCGACTTGATCCAAGAACACATCACACCCTCAATGATGAGGGTTGGCACATTCGGGGGACCCTCATCCTGGAAAGGAACCTGTTCATCATGCGCACTCAGACCGC from Pseudarthrobacter sp. SSS035 carries:
- a CDS encoding dimethylamine monooxygenase subunit DmmA family protein; amino-acid sequence: MCSASRRPVAGTGCEPGFRGVICASFGSTDAPADQNNGGRPRHDLRFSSADQGTLSNLRSVLGRSCIGVRLVLAGPAVDVHAAAAAAAECGLLDEEMTLLCEEGGPRLVFCGHCRTATITDQPSGSEVDCQGCTIALAISSHFSRRIGGYLGFSAHAEEAAA
- a CDS encoding cache domain-containing protein — its product is MKPATEVVQAANALTSWISGVAMETQKLSRSVASLLEQNLAGKSKIDKAALVGLDELSRQFLTNNTFAVGAGTFFATESVEEGGRPWEWWSRKESGAIGRLDFDLTPGSSRYYNYEKLPFFSTAASTGEQTFWGPYVDYLGFEEYILTFAAPFSVHGNFAGVAACDIRIKDLEPLIMPTLRAIPGDAALINASNRVVLGNSGRYLVGERIKSGSPDQHRLDLDVPHLGLSLIYTP
- a CDS encoding PDR/VanB family oxidoreductase, translating into MTATTLETTVHPAVAGGLVLEVTNVSIQTPSITSITFGDPLGEALPPYVPGSHLVVQYGAGANAYSLTGSGSAPFEYTISVLRVEGSAGGSLAMHGLAVGDRVHVSRPRSAFAPAANAKHHLLIAAGIGITPVLSHARFAAEWGAAASLIYCYRPGEGAHVAEARELLGEGLTECHNRGSFQEVLTEKLTTQKLGTHLYVCGPAAFMDSVLEQARDLGWPKGLLHSEAFGAADLDEGQPFAVNLARSGIRLEVPAGVSLLDTLEKAGKTIPNMCRKGICGECVLPVLRGTPHHRDLYLSDQEKAENTTMMCCVSRSLDEELELDL
- a CDS encoding cupin domain-containing protein produces the protein METALVGTLSKAGSIHKVENGFIGLPSMNEPGTVAAIGDSLHNPEGSVMCAGFFELKASEPLVYTYTYDEMKVVIKGEFILTDQTTGEVTHAKERDVLFFPKGTTVKFETPEYGLGFFTGDRTFAP
- a CDS encoding IS3 family transposase (programmed frameshift) — its product is MARRHTPEQVIAKVRQGQKMLNDGRPMVEVIKELQVTEATWYRWLNQYGSEKNAEASKRTRELEKENARLKRLLAEKELAIDILNEVAKGKFLSPEPRRRAVRMAVEKFGASERFACAVLGQNRSAFRKKKPEMGFEEAQLRAALRAVAGKHPSWGWRKARWHLLAQPEWDGVALNRKRIRRLWRDEGLACKPRARKKRRAGPGAGEQKRLTAEYPMHVVSFDFQSDVTSCGRHIRFFNVIDEYTRTALAIIPRRSFKATDVVAVLENIIAETGTAPAYVRCDNGPEFTAAALLEWCNTAGVDTAFIDPGSPWQNGFIESFNAQFRREQLSGEIMDTMAEAKYLAEEWKAIYNHERPHGSLDGMTPKRYWENWTQENQLAIA
- a CDS encoding APC family permease — protein: MSKNRSDGVDDLERSIDWKQGLAIALGVPLLILPSLGYLPMYLSAAAILIWGLSVVQGFFQNAAYAEMATTFPKASGLPGFAQHIFRTENYQGKYDKSKLIGGFSAWSYWFAWTPVLAIFSILVGGYLHGLFPVLGETFTEYQLSLISGVVIFGGLFAVNWFGLKDGAKLGYILAAFSLIPLVVLTVAPFATGHVQLTNITGSWVPTDWAWDLHHILILFGIFAIAQWSACAWETAAIYGPEYKNPAKDVPKALLACGIICFFSYVLVQTAVIGVLGVDGVLAEPVSPLIPVAQAVFGQAGSMITIIMLIAAMILIIQTAYLGSSRAMHSMATEGNLPRSLGKTNRHGTPFVAMLVIGAFNLLLISMGNPAAIVAASAIGYTCANGISLFAYVRAKKHPDFAALERPFTAPKGWKNVAIVFGLFNLPLCLIGVVYLNSLEIGWTPTWVGFIVLALYIPIWFYSQHESSRSKKAATARPLDDDAADLEDEVPVAR
- a CDS encoding cupin domain-containing protein yields the protein MDTAFVGTLSKAGSIHKVENGFIGLPEMNEPGCDAAIGDCLSNPAGSVMCAGFFELKESEPLVYTYTYDETKVVIQGEFILTDQATGEVTHARERDVLFFPKGTTVKFETPDYGLGFFTGHRSFAP
- the hxlB gene encoding 6-phospho-3-hexuloisomerase, which translates into the protein MNPTASTTLTGYSTTGDIVRNLSLVRDEIADTAAKIDEQQVADVARHLSHPGRVFVAGAGRSGLVLRMAAMRLMHLGLDVHVAGDTTTPAISSGDLLLVASGSGTTSGVVKSAETAAKAGARIAAFTTNPSSPLAGLADAVVIIPAAQKTDHGSSVSRQYSGSLFEQVLFLATEALFQSLWDNTDVPAEELWLRHANLE
- the hxlA gene encoding 3-hexulose-6-phosphate synthase codes for the protein MKLQVAMDVLTTEAALELAGQVAEYVDIIELGTPLIKAAGLSAVTAVKNAHPDKIVFADMKTMDAGELEADIAFKAGADLVTVLGTADDSTIAGAVKAAKAHNKGIVVDLIGVADKVTRAKEARALGAKFVEMHAGLDEQALPGFDLTGLLRAGAEARVPFSVAGGVKLATIESVQKAGADVAVVGGGIYSAADPALAAKQLRAAIV
- a CDS encoding FadR/GntR family transcriptional regulator encodes the protein MPEIERADAIVDRITKAIGLGLLKVGERLPPEAALSEMFGVGGATLREALGDLRERGIVETRRGRSGGTFVVSQPRTQTDTIRDWFLSTSISEIRDIGDEHSAIAATTVRLACERAEAHDVDRLQELARALVLASTPELRAPADSRFHIELAVAAQSPRLANAEIRLQEETVQQLWTPLTVAFDPEQATAEHLELVRAVAQDQPEKAQKLVLEHIRRNIFHLIDTKLTLGYARSIQDGQ